TTGAGATATCACTGTCTCGTCCTCATGCATCGACATATCATAGTTGGTCACCGTCCACAGGAAGAAACAGTCATGGGTGGGTTGACCCTATATCAAAGTCAGACATTTGGATGATTGCTGTCACCAAATATTGACTTCTTCTAACCATCATCcagtaaatcatttttatgtgaTCCATGTTGTTGTTATTATGGAGATTTAAAGGATACTGATGAAGCCCTCCTGTAGCTGAACAGTGTATTTGATTGTTCATTGACATCGCTTTAAAACCATGAATGATCAAGAAAAAGAGAACAACGGAGCTGCCGCAACTGAAATAGATTTTGTGCACACCATTTCCTCTCATAATCTTACATATATTTAGCAACATAAGCACACCATCGCCAAATTGGCAATGACTATATAATACCAACAAATTGATATTTCAACAGCATAGAGATCATCAGTGAAGATTCAGTTAAAAAAAACTGATATCTATTCTCTCAATTTGCACACAGATGATAGCCCGATTGCCTTCGTTAATGTTTCGATACAATAGACAGGTTTAGAAATTTGAGCAAATCTGTACAGCGGATGCCACCATCAATGCCAATCTCCACAACACCAGTTGCACACGTATGCAGATCCCTTGGAGCATCGCACCATCAGACATCCTCTCCGTGGGCAACTCCAGCAATCGGGTTTCCTGCATCTAATTTGGCAGCAACAGTTGGTCGTGAAGGTGGTGGTGCTGGAGGTTGCGGCAGCTTTGgcagggagtttgagagtttgccgGATCTTCTTGAGCCGGGTTGCAGTCGTGAGGTTCTCCATTTCCTGAATAAACTTGCATAGGTGACGGATGTAGTCTGGATATAACTCTAGGTTGCAATGACCTCCTCATTTGATCCATAAGGGATCGTACGGTTCTTTCGCTAGTATCCATAAACCATGTCCATGAAGCCAATTCACTACATCATCTTCGGTACCCTACAAGAAAGACATCCTGCTGTTAAAACAAAACAGAATCTACTGGGAATATTTATAATGATCATTCTGACATACACATTTTAACTTCAAAATAAGGCGTATCAGTTCACactaaatacaaggaattattgACAATCTATAACACAAATTGACAAGTGGTACATATTCGAACATAAAGAAATGCACGGTAGATTAATTCAACGGCTGTGCAAACCTATAAAGTTAGACAGTGAAACGAAACACAAGATCACAAAAATTGAAATGAGTCCTTGGAAATCCAATGAAcaacaaaatactaaaaatactaACAAAACTTAGCATAAATGTCTCGATGGCTCTCCCAAATCTAGATCACATAGAAACAAAAACACTTGCAACAATGTCTAACAGTAGACTGGTTTTGATTGAGAGTCCCACTGGCACCCCAAACCCCAACCAACCACCCTAAACAAAAAATTTAGATCACCCTCGCAAACCATTTATCTCAAGAAAATAGCCTATCTTACCAGTAGATGCTCCATATTCTGAATAGTCATATCTGCATGTTACGAGAAAGCAAACACCATTATATAAGACTTCTAAAGCAACGAAAACACAAAGAATAAGTCAATAAACAAGTGAAAAACATGTTATACGAGGATGGGTAAATGAATCAGAGAAAAGTTCAACTTCCTATGCTTTGAAAGAAAATTTTGGAGGACTCAAAACAAGCATAATATTGAACACATTCCATAAAAAATCTTCAAATTATTTATAAACATTCAACTTTTCTTGAgttttgctattgatatgctgtGATATATTCGTATACTTCTTCACAAGCACTTGAATACTACTAATCATCAAATAATTACATATACATTATGATAAACACCTTCGTCACCTCCCAATCTGTTATAAACCGATATAACTATTTGACGTAATAcagaaataaaattaagaaattaCTACCAAAAATGATTCTAGTAAACTAACCTTTATAAGGGAGGATGAGGGAAATCAACTCCTTATAGTGGAGACAAACTTTACAATACTTGAAGATATTGCTTTTTTTATGATTCCATATGCTTAGATGAGGTCATTATTTATACTAGTTCTAGGCCTTGAAAACTAACCAACTAACAATGTGAGATAAttgaaaaaaacataaaaattaacaATGTGGGATAAAAAAAGTGATAAGTGGGTAGCCTTAGGCTCTTTGAAAATAGTCTCCTTCTACTTGTTCCGTACTAATCACCTCCAATTGAGAAAAATCTCGTCCTCGAGTTTATATCTGAATACAATGGATTCTCATTTGAAAAAGATTCATATAAGTCTACAACATTGAAGGTCTTTGAAATTCCCCAATCATCtggtaaatcaatcacataagcaTTGTTATTAATTATCTTTAAGAATTTATGGGGACCATACTTCTTCGACTTTAATTTGTTGTAAGTGCCAATGGGAAATCTCTCTTTTCGCATGTACACCATAACTATATTTCTTTCCTCGAACACCTTCTCTCTCCTGTGCTTATCAACTGCTTCCTTGTACCTGGCAATAGTAGCTTTCAACTTCTTCACATTAGCCTGGGTTGATTGTACTTGCTCAACTATGTTGTTAGCTGCTACACACATATCAGGAGTTTTTTCTAGACAAACTAAATTTAGAACATGCTTCAGCACTTTCTTGTAAACAATAGAGAACGGTGATGCTACAATAAAATTATGAATTATGCAGTTATAGGCAAATTCAGTTTATGCGAGGGTGAAATTTCATTGTCTTGGTTTGTCACCACAAATACAACGAATCAAGTTTCCAAAAGTTCTATTAGTTACGATTGTCTGAACGTCAGTTTGTGGGTGTGCTGTGCgaccaagaaataaaattatagaaCTTTTTTCATTagcaaataacaaataaaattatatagaGCGGCAACCTTTATTTTGAGCTGTGCTACTCAGCAGTCAGCTAATACAAGATTTCTGCAGCATATATACACCCTCAATCCCCTCAGATGACATGACATAGATTAGGAAGACTGAAAGATCTAAAAGCTTGTAATTCTCTGTCATACACAGCTGTCATTCAgaaaatatgatgaataagtaTTACATATATCCTAAAACAAATGTAATCACATCTTCATGAATGGAGAAAATGTTGACATTTCGGAAGTTACCTGATAAAAGTTTATTTTGTATGGCACTATAACCATTACAATTACAAGTCTTTCGCAGCACAAGTTTTCTTCCATCTAATGCATTTTTTCGAAGATTCCAATAGAAATTGATCAATGTACAATTGTTGGATTGCCACAGTGTCCTAACTCAAGTAACTAATATCCTCATCAGAAATTTCATCTGTCTATAAGGTTTTAATATTGCATTAGATATACAGCTTCAGATAAGATTAAAAAATGTAAGCTTCTCCAAATATGCAAATGTTTATAACTCTTTGGTGCATATCTATGAAATCCTCTCATCATGTCCATTGCCAGCTTTGACAACCAATCAATCATCGAAAATCAGTATTATATTGGCATTTAATTAGTCATTCACTTAGGATGACGAAACAAAGCATTCAATTGGGTAAAACTCACCATCAAACATATGATCAGCTGCAGTGcacttttaattatttttccatTTAATATTGCAAATTTAAAAGATAGCAGAGCGACAATGTCTTCCGAATTAGTGGACTTGATTTTCCTAGAAGTGGAGAGAAATCTAATTTTAATTTAAGACAGGCGTTCATTCATTTCCATAGGGTTTTTCTGTTTAGAAgacaatatcaataataataagaggGGTCGTTGTTCAACACAAAGGAATCTCCATGTGGTTGCAATATTGAAAAGTTAGTTCTTCACCAGAGACACTTCTGTTAGGTTGACTCGATTAAAtgcttatgggatatgaattaaAGATGAATACACACTATATGGAGGAGGAAACAAAGGAAAGAAATAAGGTATATCTAGTTATCTACTACCCACATGATAGACAAAACTTGAAGCCCATGGAGACTCTTGAAAACCATGTCAATTAAAATGAATGAAATAGCATTAGAAGTTCTTGAAAGATGAACTGAAATAAAATCTTAATGTATGTCACGATTCAAAGAACTCTCCACTTAAGACAACTAAATGACAAAAGAGGTACCACATTTACAAATATGTTCAAGCAACAATAGTCATGAGACAAAAGTATCAGATGATATTAACAGAAATCAGCATTAGAAGAGGTTAGTGAGAGCTCTTACAGCACTAGGAGCTGAGTTCCAGAACCAATAATAACTGAAAACAAAGACTTGTTATTTGGAAATCGGAAGACATCTCCATGGATATATTTCCATCCAGAATCCTCTTGATCTTCAAGAGACTCCTCAATGAGAGAATATCTTCATGATGATAGTATTTTAGTGGCAGATGAAATAGTGAACATAAGGAAATATGCTTCAAAATGAAAACCATGGAGTCTATATATCTTACTTTACAAAATCATTTTTGAGCACACGCATGAGAATCGTAGCAAGAAACCCAGTCAGAAGAAGGACAGTCACACATGAATTAACAATTGAGAACCAATGAATCTCTAAATATTGAGGCATAGAGGATGTCCTTGAGTACTTTGTCATCCTTTCTTCAAAAGATATGTCAGTATTTTTCCATGTCACAGAATATAAAAACTCGACATCCAATTTCCTATCCTCCGAGATATCCACATTAATATTGGGGTCCGTTTGTACATTGATCTCTATGACCCGATCATCATTGTAAAGGATATTGAAGTGAATGTGTTTAAAGAGAAAGTACTTGTCTTTGCCCGAATCAGTCTTGACCCCCTCGATCTTGCCCAGGAAACCCCAAAAAGGCAGATCATCATAATACATTTCAAAGTAATAGTCCTTTGATACAGCATGTCTGAACTTTGCAAcatcttcttttgacaagttttttTTACAAAGAGACTTTGACCGCTGCTCCTCCAAAAAAATTAATTCGTACGGTGCATCGACCAAACGATCACCATTTAGAGCTTCCCCAAGGGCATCCGTCTTTTCGGTAACATGCTCTAAATCAACAAAGTTTTGTAAAGAGTTGTACACACTAACAAACCTATAAACAGTGTTGCTAACAGACTCATGCAGCTCAGAAGTCGATGGAACAGTAAGGATAAACGAATAACCTGGTGAGCAAAATGGCAAGTCATAGTAACGATATGTCTCGCTGCAGATGCAAAAGGGAAATGACTGTCACATTCAAGAAACACTGAAATGTTAAAAGTAAATGATAAATATCCTAAAACAAAAGCATCATTAAAAAATGACAAAGACAGGGTCAAAGGCAGCAGAATTAACATGGCCTGGTAATCTATAAGGCTATTAACAATCGACCTAACAATCCAACCAGCAGAACTGATACCACTACAATATGAAGCACACCAAAGTATAAAATCCTTGAGATTTAATAGAGTTTGGTTTTTCACAAAAGAAACTATTGAGAAACCAAAATAACAATCGATGGTAAAGGATTGGAAACACTGCTAAAACATGAAGCACTCAAAAAATAGCTTTGCTTGATCGGACTCAGATATCAAGAAGCATGCCAAAGCGGGAAATCTTTTGATCTTTGACATGATCCAAGATCACAAATCCCTAATCTTGAATGCGGAATTTGACTTATTTAATGAGAAAGCAACAATCCACGCGAATCAAAATAAGCTTACAAAACAGTAAACGATCGGAGCGACGAAAACACGAAGCATGCGAAATCAAAGACGATTTTTAGCTTTGACGCTTAATGGAGACTTGGGTATTTCTATCGATAAAACAAAAACCACCGACtaagagaaataaaatgaaacaACAAAAGCGAATCATGATCCTGCGTTCATTCTAAATCACAAAACAAGCAAACGGATGATCGCATTCTTGAAGAAAAGCAAGGGACGCAGACAAAGATCTATTCGCTTCAAATGATGCgcaaaataaaaaagcaaattcagcgacgaaggaggaattcgaAACCGATAAAGACGCAAGAATCGAAAGGAAATCACCTGGGGTTGTGGAAAGGTCCGACCTTATTGGCATATAGGGGGACATGATCACCCTCTTTGTACCTATGATTGGTTCCATCAGCTCCCACCCTCAAACCACAAGCCATTACGAGAAGAACCAACGTAGATAACTCCATCTTCAAGATCCTCGAACCTGAAATCGATCAAATAAAACTCCAAATCAGCCCTAAAATCCATACATTTCGCTGAGGCTTTCTAACCGATGCTCACCTTCGTTCCCGAGCCGAGGAAGACCGAAGGGGGCGATCGGCTCGCTGGTGGATAGGCACGTGCGAGAGTCCATTTCtaattatacataaatatataatgcAACGATAAATTCTAATTAGTCTAATTAATTTGGGGGCTTACAGAACAGGAAACACGCTTCTTGGATTCGATTCAAGAATCGAATCTGTCCAATCCCGCGCGGCCATTGCCTATATAGTCGTATCCCTCTCCTCTCCCACTCTCGCTATGTCTTCTCGCCTGCCTCTCGCCTCTCCTCTGTtccattctccttctcctcctcctagttgATTTCCTCACCTCTCTTCATCAAGAAACCGTTTTTAGTCGTCCATGGATCCCGTCGACGTCGTTCCGAGTGGttacaggttccttcccacggcggaggaactcgtgGTCGACTACCTCGCCAACTGCGTTGCCGGCACACCGCTCCCTagccgcgctgtcgccttcgccgatgtctacggcaccgagccgtggaatcttctctgcaacggtcgacaggagggctatttctttgcggagcgcaagcccaagaacagcggcGGCCCGCGCGTCGATCGAAGGGCCGGCACCGGTTCTTGGACTCTGAACAAAAAGCAAGAACCCGTCAAGTCCCTCTTCGacgggcgcgagatggtggtggGACGAAAGAGCTTCCTCTCCTTCAACGATGGCCGGCGGAAAAACTCCGGGTGGGTAATGTACGAGTATGAGATGTGTTCCCCGGGcttcgagagacgagttctctgtcacgttaAGAAGAGTTCGCATCATGCCATCTCCGGCGGCAATTTCATCAAAAAGGTTGAGTCGACGTTCACGGAGGCCGCGACAGAAACGGTCTCCGGCGGCAGCCTCGTTGGgcagaagagaaatagagaggaatcTTCCGCTCTCTCAGCAAAAGCATCgactctctcaaagaagccaGCACAATCGTTgcagtccgacgtctcaccacctccaaccgcggtggtgcaacaTCCCATATCGGCTCGTCCTCTGACACCCCCGGAGAGTCGTCTTTCCTCGGTCGACTCAgttgcaccgaacgaagccggagtcccATCCGCCGCTCTATCGTCAACGGATGTCGGCGGAGGTGAGCCCTTGATAACTGTGGAAGAActcgaagcattcttggcttcgccttcgccgtcggtcgatcttggcgaTGAACAGAACTGCATCGACGATGCTTTCTTCACCCGAGAGGTTGAAGCCTCCTTgatgtcggatgacaccgacacagcctcgaataccatcccgaaggcctcgCCGTCAGGCCTTGTCGATCCTCGCTtgatgcccgatgacactcgaattgattcgaccacggtcgtaGAGGTTTCCACGTCATCGTCGTCGATCGACTTGGTCGCGTGTGAGAAGATGTACTTCACCGACGATCCCTTCTTTTGGAGCCTGGAAGAGGTCCATGCCTTCCtgatgtccgatgacaccttCGCTGCATCGACTACGGAACAAATGGCGTGCGTGGACGATGCTCGCTCGACAACCCCGAAAGCGTTGCAAGCCTCGTTGATTTCTGATGGCACCGGCACTGATTCGACCACGGCCGAAGTGGTTTCGTCGTCATCGTCGTACGACTTTGTTGGGTGTGAGCAGACGGAGAACGTAGTTGATGTCGACGACTTCATGCAAGAGATTGATGCCCTCATGAAGTCCGATGACACACCTGTGGATTCGGCAATGATCTCGTGGCTGGAGCAGTAGTCGATCGATGCAGCTTGTATGGAAAATgttgtttgttcatgtatatcataatactggaaggaaaagaaaattcatgttgATGCAAATATTGGCGACAataaagttcaattttcatcccATGTATTGTTGTTTCCTTCATACGTTGCTGTTTATATGAAATGGTGTAGCTAATGAACTCATAATTTGAGATATCACTGTCTCGTCCTCATGCATCGACATATCATAGTTGGTCACCGTCCACAGGAAGAAACAGTCATGGGTGGGTTGACCCTATATCAAAGTCAGACATTTGGATGATTGCTGTCACCAAATATTGACTTCTTCTAACCATCATCcagtaaatcatttttatgtgaTCCATGTTGTTGTTATTATGGAGATTTAAAGGATACTGATGAAGCCCTCCTGTAGCTGAACAGTGTATTTGATTGTTCATTGACATCGCTTTAAAACCATGAATGATCAAGAAAAAGAGAACAACGGAGCTGCCGCAACTGAAATAGATTTTGTGCACACCATTTCCTCTCATAATCTTACATATATTTAGCAACATAAGCACACCATCGCCAAATTGGCAATGACTATATAATACCAACAAATTGATATTTCAACAGCATAGAGATCATCAGTGAAGATTCAGTTAAAAAAAACTGATATCTATTCTCTCAATTTGCACACAGATGATAGCCCGATTGCCTTCGTTAATGTTTCGATACAATAGACAGGTTTAGAAATTTGAGCAAATCTGTACAGCGGATGCCACCATCAATGCCAATCTCCACAACACCAGTTGCACACGTATGCAGATCCCTTGGAGCATCGCACCATCAGACATCCTCTCCGTGGGCAACTCCAGCAATCGGGTTTCCTGCATCTAATTTGGCAGCAACAGTTGGTCGTGAAGGTGGTGGTGCTGGAGGTTGCGGCAGCTTTGgcagggagtttgagagtttgccgGATCTTCTTGAGCCGGGTTGCAGTCGTGAGGTTCTCCATTTCCTGAATAAACTTGCATAGGTGACGGATGTAGTCTGGATATAACTCTAGGTTGCAATGACCTCCTCATTTGATCCATAAGGGATCGTACGGTTCTTTCGCTAGTATCCATAAACCATGTCCATGAAGCCAATTCACTACATCATCTTCGGTACCCTACAAGAAAGACATCCTGCTGTTAAAACAAAACAGAATCTACTGGGAATATTTATAATGATCATTCTGACATACACATTTTAACTTCAAAATAAGGCGTATCAGTTCACACTAAATATAAGGAATTATTGACAATCTATAACACAAATTGACAAGTGGTACATATTCGAACATAAAGAAATGCACGGTAGATTAATTCAACGGCTGTGCAAACCTATAAAGTTAGACAGTGAAACGAAACACAAGATCACAAAAATTGAAATGAGTCCTTGGAAATCCAATGAAcaacaaaatactaaaaatactaACAAAACTTAGCATAAATGTCTCGATGGCTCTCCCAAATCTAGATCACATAGAAACAAAAACACTTGCAACAATGTCTAACAGTAGACTGGTTTTGATTGAGAGTCCCACTGGCACCCCAAACCCCAACCAACCACCCTAAACAAAAAATTTAGATCACCCTCGCAAACCATTTATCTCAAGAAAATAGCCTATCTTACCAGTAGATGCTCCATATTCTGAATAGTCATATCTGCATGTTACGAGAAAGCAAACACCATTATATAAGACTTCTAAAGCAACGAAAACACAAAGAATAAGTCAATAAACAAGTGAAAAACATGTTATACGAGGATGGGTAAATGAATCAGAGAAAAGTTCAACTTCCTATGCTTTGAAAGAAAATTTTGGAGGACTCAAAACAAGCATAATATTGAACACATTCCATAAAAAATCTTCAAATTATTTATAAACATTCAACTTTTCTTGAgttttgctattgatatgctgtGATATATTCGTATACTTCTTCACAAGCACTTGAATACTACTAATCATCAAATAATTACATATACATTATGATAAACACCTTCGTCACCTCCCAATCTGTTATAAACCGATATAACTATTTGACGTAATAcagaaataaaattaagaaattaCTACCAAAAATGATTCTAGTAAACTAACCTTTATAAGGGAGGATGAGGGAAATCAACTCCTTATAGTGGAGACAAACTTTACAATACTTGAAGATATTGCTTTTTTTATGATTCCATATGCTTAGATGAGGTCATTATTTATACTAGTTCTAGGCCTTGAAAACTAACCAACTAACAATGTGAGATAAttgaaaaaaacataaaaattaacaATGTGGGATAAAAAAAGTGATAAGTGGGTAGCCTTAGGCTCTTTGAAAATAGTCTCCTTCTACTTGTTCCGTACTAATCACCTCCAATTGAGAAAAATCTCGTCCTCGAGTTTATATCTGAATACAATGGATTCTCATTTGAAAAAGATTCATATAAGTCTACAACATTGAAGGTCTTTGAAATTCCCCAATCATCtggtaaatcaatcacataagcaTTGTTATTAATTATCTTTAAGAATTTATGGGGACCATACTTCTTCGACTTTAATTTGTTGTAAGTGCCAATGGGAAATCTCTCTTTTCGCATGTACACCATAACTATATTTCTTTCCTCGAACACCTTCTCTCTCCTGTGCTTATCAACTGCTTCCTTGTACCTGGCAATAGTAGCTTTCAACTTCTTCACATTAGCCTGGGTTGATTGTACTTGCTCAACTATGTTGTTAGCTGCTACACACATATCAGGAGTTTTTTCTAGACAAACTAAATTTAGAACATGCTTCAGCACTTTCTTGTAAACAATAGAGAACGGTGATGCTACAATAAAATTATGAATTATGCAGTTATAGGCAAATTCAGTTTGTGCGAGGGTGAAATTTCATTGTCTTGGTTTGTCACCACAAATACAACGAATCAAGTTTCCAAAAGTTCTATTAGTTACGATTGTCTGAACGTCAGTTTGTGGGTGTGCTGTGCgaccaagaaataaaattatagaaCTTTTTTCATTagcaaataacaaataaaattatatagaGCGGCAACCTTTATTTTGAGCTGTGCTACTCAGCAGTCAGCTAATACAAGATTTCTGCAGCATATATACACCCTCAATCCCCTCAGATGACATGACATAGATTAGGAAGACTGAAAGATCTAAAAGCTTGTAATTCTCTGTCATACACAGCTGTCATTCAGAAAATATGATGAAAAAGTATTACATATATCCTAAAACAAATGTAATCACATCTTCATGAATGGAGAAAATGTTGACATGCCGGGAGTTACCTGCTAAAAAGTTGATTTTGTATGGCACCATAACCATAGCAATTACAAGTCTTTCGCAGCACAAGTTTTCTTCCATCTAATGCATTTTTCCGAAGATTCCAATAGAAATTGATCAATGGACAATTGTTGGATTGCGATAGTGTCCTCCACTCAAGTAACTAATATCCACATCAGAAATTTGATGTGTCTATTAAGGTTTTTAATATTGCATTAGATATACAGCTTTAGATAAGGCTAAATCATGAAAGCTTCTCCTAATATGCAAGCGTTTATAACTCTTTGGATCATATATATGAAATCctctcatcaaatccatttccagCTTTGACAACCAATCAATCATCGAAAATCAGTAAGATATTGGCATTTAATTATCCATTCACTTAGGATGATGAAAAAAAGCATTCAATCGGGTAAAACTCTGACCATCAAACATATGATCAGCTGCAGTGcacttttaattatttttccatTTAATCTGGCAAATTTAAAAGATAGCAGAGCTGCAATGTCTTCCGAATTAGCGGACTTGGATTTCGTAGAGGTGGATAGAAATCTAATTTTAATTTAAGACAAGCGTTCATTCATTTCCAAAGGGTTTTTCTGTTTAGAAgacaatatcaataataataagaggGGTCGTTGTTCAACACAAAGGAATCTCCATGTGGTTGCAATATTGAAAAGTTAGTTCTTTGCCAGAGACACTTCTGTTATGTTGACTCGATTAAATtcttatgggatatgaattaaAGATGAACACACAATGTATGGAGGAAACTAAGGAAAGGAATAAGCTATATCTAGTTATCCACTACCCACATGATAGACGAAAACTTGAAACCCATGGAAACTCTTGTAAACCGTGTCAATTAAAATTAATGAAATAGCACTAGAAGTTCTTGAAAGATGAACTGAAATAAAACCTTAATGTATGCCATGATTCAAAGAACCCTTGACTCAAGATAACTAAATGACAAAAGAGGAAACGCATTTACAAATATGTTCAAGCAACAATTGTCATGGGACAAAAGTATCAGATGATATTAACATaaatcagcattagaagagtttagTGAGAGATCTTACAGCACTAGGAGCTGAGTTCCAGAACCAATAATAGCTGAAAACAAAGACGTGTTCTTTGGAAATCGGAAGACGTCTCAAAGGATATGTTTCCATCCAGAATCCTCTTGATCTTCAAGAGACTCCTCAATGAGAGAATATCTTCATGATGAAACTATTTTAGTGAATGATGAAAAAGTAAACATCAGGAAATATGTTTCAAAAGGAAAACCATGGAGTTTATATATCTTACcttaaaatatcatttttgagCACACGCATGAGAATCGTAGCAAGAAACCCGGTCAGAAGAAGGACAGTCACACATGAATTAACAATTGAGAACCAATGAATCTCTAAATATTGAGGCATAGAGGATGTCCTTGAGTACTTTGTCATCCTTTCTTCAAAAGATATGTCAGTATTTTTCCATGTCACAGAATATAAAAACTCGACATCCAATTTCCTATCCTCCGAGATATCCACATTAATATTGGGGTCCGTTTGTACATTGATCTCTATGACCCGATCATCATTGTAAAGGATATTGAAGTGAATGTGTTTAAAGAGAAAGTACTTGTCTTTGCCCGAATCAGTCTTGACCCCCTCGATCTTGCCCAGGAAACCCCATAAAGGCAGATCATCATAATACATTTCAAAGTAATAGTCCTTTGATACAGCATATCTGAGCTTTGCAACATCTTCTTTTGACAGGTTTTTTTACAAAGAGACTTTGACTGCTGATCCTCCAGAAAATTTAATTCGTACGGTGCATCGACCAAATGATCACCATTTAGAACTTCCCCAAGGGCTTCCGTCTTTTCGGTAACATGCTCTAAATCAACAAAGTTTTGTAAAGA
The DNA window shown above is from Musa acuminata AAA Group cultivar baxijiao chromosome BXJ2-4, Cavendish_Baxijiao_AAA, whole genome shotgun sequence and carries:
- the LOC135610558 gene encoding transmembrane 9 superfamily member 3-like isoform X4; the protein is MDSRTCLSTSEPIAPFGLPRLGNEGSRILKMELSTLVLLVMACGLRVGADGTNHRYKEGDHVPLYANKVGPFHNPSETYRYYDLPFCSPEHVTEKTDALGEALNGDRLVDAPYELIFLEEQRSKSLCKKNLSKEDVAKFRHAVSKDYYFEMYYDDLPFWGFLGKIEGVKTDSGKDKYFLFKHIHFNILYNDDRVIEINVQTDPNINVDISEDRKLDVEFLYSVTWKNTDISFEERMTKYSRTSSMPQYLEIHWFSIVNSCVTVLLLTGFLATILMRVLKNDFVKYSLIEESLEDQEDSGWKYIHGDVFRFPNNKSLFSVIIGSGTQLLVLQMKFLMRILVT
- the LOC135610558 gene encoding transmembrane 9 superfamily member 3-like isoform X3, translating into MDSRTCLSTSEPIAPFGLPRLGNEGSRILKMELSTLVLLVMACGLRVGADGTNHRYKEGDHVPLYANKVGPFHNPSETYRYYDLPFCSPGYSFILTVPSTSELHESVSNTVYRFVSVYNSLQNFVDLEHVTEKTDALGEALNGDRLVDAPYELIFLEEQRSKSLCKKNLSKEDVAKFRHAVSKDYYFEMYYDDLPFWGFLGKIEGVKTDSGKDKYFLFKHIHFNILYNDDRVIEINVQTDPNINVDISEDRKLDVEFLYSVTWKNTDISFEERMTKYSRTSSMPQYLEIHWFSIVNSCVTVLLLTGFLATILMRVLKNDFVKYSLIEESLEDQEDSGWKYIHGDVFRFPNNKSLFSVIIGSGTQLLVLCV
- the LOC135610558 gene encoding transmembrane 9 superfamily member 3-like isoform X1, whose translation is MDSRTCLSTSEPIAPFGLPRLGNEGSRILKMELSTLVLLVMACGLRVGADGTNHRYKEGDHVPLYANKVGPFHNPSETYRYYDLPFCSPGYSFILTVPSTSELHESVSNTVYRFVSVYNSLQNFVDLEHVTEKTDALGEALNGDRLVDAPYELIFLEEQRSKSLCKKNLSKEDVAKFRHAVSKDYYFEMYYDDLPFWGFLGKIEGVKTDSGKDKYFLFKHIHFNILYNDDRVIEINVQTDPNINVDISEDRKLDVEFLYSVTWKNTDISFEERMTKYSRTSSMPQYLEIHWFSIVNSCVTVLLLTGFLATILMRVLKNDFVKYSLIEESLEDQEDSGWKYIHGDVFRFPNNKSLFSVIIGSGTQLLVLQMKFLMRILVT
- the LOC135610558 gene encoding transmembrane 9 superfamily member 3-like isoform X2, coding for MDSRTCLSTSEPIAPFGLPRLGNEGSRILKMELSTLVLLVMACGLRVGADGTNHRYKEGDHVPLYANKVGPFHNPSETYRYYDLPFCSPGYSFILTVPSTSELHESVSNTVYRFVSVYNSLQNFVDLEHVTEKTDALGEALNGDRLVDAPYELIFLEEQRSKSLCKKNLSKEDVAKFRHAVSKDYYFEMYYDDLPFWGFLGKIEGVKTDSGKDKYFLFKHIHFNILYNDDRVIEINVQTDPNINVDISEDRKLDVEFLYSVTWKNTDISFEERMTKYSRTSSMPQYLEIHWFSIVNSCVTVLLLTGFLATILMRVLKNDFVKYSLIEESLEDQEDSGWKYIHGDVFRFPNNKSLFSVIIGSGTQLLVLVPKMM
- the LOC135608764 gene encoding transmembrane 9 superfamily member 2-like codes for the protein MDSRTCLSTSEPIAPFGLPRLGNEGSRILKMELSTLVLLVMACGLRVGADGTNHRYKEGDHVPLYANKVGPFHNPSETYRYYDLPFCSPGYSLILTVPSTSELHESVSNTIYTSVSVYNSLQNFVDLEHVTEKTEALGEVLNGDHLVDAPYAVSKDYYFEMYYDDLPLWGFLGKIEGVKTDSGKDKYFLFKHIHFNILYNDDRVIEINVQTDPNINVDISEDRKLDVEFLYSVTWKNTDISFEERMTKYSRTSSMPQYLEIHWFSIVNSCVTVLLLTGFLATILMRVLKNDILRYSLIEESLEDQEDSGWKHIL